CAACTCTGCTAGTGTAATTATACTGGTTAGAAATGGCTGATTTTTGTGTCGGCAATATAGACATGCCAAATGGACGGAGTAGCACGAAATCAGGTGGTCCTGCAAAACCTTACCCATGTTCATGGGCAGGGAGGAATTGACCagaatgagaaaataatgaTACAGAGTAAACCCAGAGTCCCAAGAAAACCAAACTCTGCTGAACTCAAAGAGTAACTAGATAGTCTATGCTTCTAATGACATATTCAGTACCTGCAGATTAAGAACTTTTAGTTTCTTGGTAACATGTTATGATTCAGTGGTCTGTAATCTAAGCATATCGCATCTAGTGCACTTCTGAGTCATCTAATTTGGCTATTTCTGCAGAAAACTTGATCAGAGAAAGCACCCATAATTCTGAAATCCAATGATTTCTACAGGCCATCTGAAATTTTGGTCCGTGATTAATGTTTCAATAGTACACCACAACTCTCCTGCGCTCAGCCTTTTGCTTCTTGAGTTCTTGTTAGTTACAGTCGCCGCTGTCATTCCTGACCAGTTAAACTCGTGTCAACTTTCATCTGACAGGAAAATTTCAGGACATGTGTTTGCCGTGATTTGGACGAACAACACCTGCACTTGCTTATATTTACTCTACTCATGATGTGTTATCAACTGAAGTGGTTTATTGAGTCATTAGAACACATAATCTTTCTGCAGATATAGTAAAATCGGTCACCTTTTCAACCTCTTTACACATCCTATTCCATACGTCACAGTGCTTTATTGGCTTAAGAACGGTTAAGTAAAACCATCCACTTCTTTCTGAGATTGACTTCTCCAAAAATCCATTCCTCTCCTCTttttattatcatcattattatgGCTGTCACTATTTATTACCCTCTTTTTGGCCATGTCATATTTCTCCATTCAGATAATAACACCACGCACAACATGATTAATTTCCGCAGaaagccattctctctctctctctctctctctctctctgatgtaAGCACATTTTGtccgaaaaaaataattattcacaAACGCACAATGGCCTTGTCCCATCTCATAATTATTGTGATCTGTATGCAAGGGCATGACCTCGAGAAGAAGCATATCTTCTTCTATACATGGACTCCCTGATATATGCACACTAGACTGTTATTTGAAGTGATACGAATCCTGTGCGAGACGAACTCGATGCCGTTCGTGCTGATCACAGATCAAAAGGGTCCTTGTTAAGAACTAAACCCGAACTAAAATAAGGTACTCGAATGGACACAACCTGAAACCCCTTAGGAAAAATTCATGTGCCAAACACAAAATTGGTAGATCAatgtaaaattttcataatcaaaTGGCCTAGGGTTCATTAAACCTCTGCAAcaatcaaacttgattttgtttctttcacaAGCAGTGGGGTCTGTTGAAGCCTTTTCTCAGGCTATAAAAACCCCCCCCTTCCTCCTCCACATACCCTCCTCCTCACTCACTCTCCtcgtctctctccctccctctctccctccctccctccctctctctctttctctctctctctctctctctctcagagaaACTCACAAACTAAACTATTCCACCTCCTCTCAAAAATTTGCAAGCAATCAAATTCACTGGTGCAAAAAAATGGAGCCTGGTGAGGTTTCAGGACTCCATTACATCATATCCTCAAACGCATCCCAATTCCCAGTTCATTTGAGCATGATCCATGATCAACCCAACACGTACAATCACTACAACACCCCATCTCCTACATTCTACAATGGCCAATTCCCATCTCAGATCCAGGAGCTCGGAGCGCCCTCGCCTTCCTTCAGCAGCAACCCCTCAACGTCCGATGAGGCGGATGAGCAGCAGCTGATGCTGATCAATGAGCGGAAGCAGAGGAGGATGATATCCAATCGGGAGTCGGCCCGCCGGTCCCGGATGAGGAAGCAGCGGCACCTGGACGAGCTCTGGTCACAGGTTGTCTGGCTGCGCAACGAGAACCACCAGCTCATGGACAAGCTGAACCATGCCTCAGAGATCAAGGACAAGGTCCTTCAGGAGAATGCCCAGCTCAAGGAGGAGACCTGGGCTTCGCCAAACGATTACTGAAATGCAACTGAATAACACTTATTCGACTCTGAGGGACCTGGAAGATGTTCCTTGCAATCTTGGAACTCCATCCTCCGACTAGACTGTCACCAGTTCTGTGGATTCCTTAGGCTAGTTTTAAAGCCGGAAATGGCCtcgtttcatttttttttcttctacccCCAAGTGGATTTTCCCTGGTGTTTTTAGGAAGTGGGCCAGTCCTTTTACCCCCATCTTTGAGTGCATGTATGAGACTAAATTAATTGTCAATAACATGTTCCGAGAATTTCGTCGACCATTCTTATCAATCCCGCAGTAGCATTATTAGATCCTAGGTGGGTTGTCTGAACTAAACCAGATTCCTAAATGTCATTCAGAGCCATAACATAGTCACTGCAAGAATTCCTGGAAGGAACCCTACAAGAGGCTTCGAGATTTAGCCCTTCTTCCAGAAACAGTCCTAGCGCATCATACCGTACTCAGAGAGTCACCCGGAACCTAGATCGGGAAGCTTGATAAAAGGAGGAATGAACGAACGATGTTCACATCGTCTGATGCATACAAGACAAGATGCAttattgaaagagaaaagagagggaccAAGTAATTGGTGTCGGGTGCGTACAGGAAAcagagggaggaaaaaaaaaattagtgggcTACTTAGGACATGACATAGAGAGGTCTCAAAGAGGTGGTGGGGGTGGGTATTGTCATTCTTTGTTTGatacacacgcacacacacaacACAGAAACAAACAGCGaccatataaagaaaaaaacatatgaAAGTGCTCTCCACTAATTTATCTATCTCCTTCTCCCCAAAAGAGAGAACTATTCCTTAACTTTATTCAGGTGCCGTGCTGATTTCATCccttcttttccatcaaaatgtGGTCCAGAATCGCCTCCGCCCGTCATGGGGGGCTTCTTTGTGGCCCCTCAAGAGACCGACTCCACCTTCATAACGGGTTTTCACCTAAGTGCGTTTTTTGTTGT
Above is a window of Eucalyptus grandis isolate ANBG69807.140 chromosome 9, ASM1654582v1, whole genome shotgun sequence DNA encoding:
- the LOC120288180 gene encoding LOW QUALITY PROTEIN: basic leucine zipper 43-like (The sequence of the model RefSeq protein was modified relative to this genomic sequence to represent the inferred CDS: inserted 2 bases in 1 codon) translates to MEPGEVSGLHYIISSNASQFPVHLSMIHDQPNTYNHYNTPSPTFYNGQFPSQIQELGAPSPSFSSNPSTSDEADEQQLMLINERKQRRMISNRESARRSRMRKQRHLDELWSQVVWLRNENHQLMDKLNHASEIKDKVLQENAQLKEETXGLRQTITEMQLNNTYSTLRDLEDVPCNLGTPSSD